Proteins from a single region of Chaetodon trifascialis isolate fChaTrf1 chromosome 10, fChaTrf1.hap1, whole genome shotgun sequence:
- the tspan18b gene encoding tetraspanin-18B: MGQGEASARGTTMEGDCLSCIKYLMFVFNFLIFLGGSFLLGVGVWVLVDPTGFREIVAANPLLFTGVYIILGMGGMLFLLGFLGCCGAIRENKCLLLFFFMLILLIFLAELAAAILAFIFREHLTREYFTKELKRHYQGYNNTDVFTSTWNAIMTTFDCCGVNSPEDFKDSLFRLINQNHMVPEACCQRASQTGEMAYISQEQCLSGNMMFRNNKGCYSAVVDYFELYIYVAGALAIVVLTIELFAMVFAMCLFRGIQ; encoded by the exons ATG GGGCAGGGAGAGGCTTCAGCACGAGGGACAACCATGGAGGGGGACTGTCTCAGCTGTATCAAGTACCTCATGTTTGTCTTCAATTTCCTCATCTTC CTGGGAGGCTCTTTCCTCCTGGGAGTGGGCGTGTGGGTGCTGGTGGACCCCACAGGGTTCAGAGAAATTGTAGCAGCCAACCCGCTGCTATTCACTGGTGTCTACATCATCCTGGGCATGGGAGGCATGCTCTTCCTTCTGGGCTTCCTGGGCTGCTGTGGAGCCATCCGCGAAAACAagtgtctgctcctcttt TTCTTCAtgctcatcctcctcatcttcttaGCTGAGCTGGCTGCTGCCATCCTGGCTTTCATATTCCGGGAGCAT ctgacCAGAGAGTACTTCACCAAGGAGCTGAAGAGACATTATCAGGGCTACAACAACACTGACGTCTTCACCTCCACATGGAATGCCATCATGACTACA TTTGACTGCTGTGGGGTGAACAGCCCAGAGGATTTTAAGGACAGCCTGTTCAGGCTGATCAACCAAAATCATATGGTGCCAGAAGCCTGCTGCCAGCGTGCCAGTCAGACCGGGGAGATGGCCTATATCAGCCAGGAGCAGTGCTTATCAGGCAATATGATGTTCCGCAATAACAAG gGCTGTTACTCTGCAGTAGTTGACTATTTTGAACTGTACATCTATGTCGCCGGAGCGCTGGCCATTGTGGTGCTGACCATTGAG CTCTTTGCCATGGTCTTTGCAATGTGTCTCTTCCGGGGAATCCAGTAG